A window of Chitinophaga sp. MM2321 contains these coding sequences:
- the prmA gene encoding 50S ribosomal protein L11 methyltransferase, whose translation MSHIAITIQVGPEQTDLLIAQLSAAGFEGFEEQPDLLIAYIPEADFNEVVLKDVLAPYGVAYTQETIQQVNWNALWESNFEPVQVDDFCGIRAAFHPPFSPTPTYEIVITPKMAFGTGHHATTSSMIKLMQGLSFTGKSVFDFGTGTGILAILAEMMGAAKLDAIDYDEWAVNNTMENIAANNTHKIRVWQADSLDAVTATYDIVLANINCNVLLHFMADMHRLLQPGGILLLSGILPSDEEQILAAAIPVGFSLQKKIEKDNWLAMQFVA comes from the coding sequence ATGTCACATATCGCTATTACGATACAGGTAGGACCGGAGCAAACCGACCTGTTGATTGCACAGTTGTCTGCTGCTGGTTTTGAAGGGTTTGAAGAACAGCCTGATCTCCTGATTGCCTACATTCCCGAAGCTGATTTTAATGAAGTTGTATTGAAAGATGTATTAGCGCCATACGGTGTCGCCTATACGCAGGAAACGATTCAGCAGGTCAACTGGAATGCGCTTTGGGAGAGCAATTTTGAACCGGTGCAGGTAGATGATTTCTGTGGCATCAGGGCTGCTTTTCACCCGCCCTTTTCACCCACGCCTACTTACGAAATAGTGATCACGCCTAAAATGGCTTTTGGTACGGGGCATCATGCCACTACTTCTTCCATGATCAAACTGATGCAGGGCTTGTCTTTCACGGGTAAAAGCGTGTTCGATTTCGGCACTGGTACCGGCATCCTCGCCATCCTGGCGGAAATGATGGGCGCTGCGAAGCTGGATGCAATTGATTATGATGAGTGGGCAGTGAATAACACGATGGAGAATATTGCTGCCAACAACACCCATAAAATACGTGTATGGCAGGCTGATAGCCTGGATGCTGTTACAGCTACCTACGATATTGTTCTTGCCAATATCAACTGCAATGTGCTGCTGCACTTTATGGCAGATATGCATCGCCTGCTGCAACCGGGCGGCATCCTGTTGCTGAGCGGGATATTGCCTTCCGATGAAGAACAGATCCTGGCGGCGGCAATTCCGGTGGGCTTCTCTCTACAGAAAAAAATTGAAAAAGATAACTGGCTGGCGATGCAGTTTGTGGCTTAG
- a CDS encoding polyribonucleotide nucleotidyltransferase, translating to MNLTPISVKFDIGDGRMVTIETGKLARQADGAVTVRLGNAILLATVVANKEPKPGQSFFPLTVDYQEKFASAGRIPGSFFKREGRLSDSEVLISRLIDRALRPLFPDNYLCEVQVLVSLISSDPEVMPDALACLAASAALAVSDVPIQEIISEARVARIDGKFVVNPNRTELAKADMDFIIGATGKNIMMVEGESKECQEEDLIQAIEVAHAAIKVQVKAQEELRDLKGQKGKREYAQPHENEELKAKITAFAKDKIYQIAKSASAKHDRSDAFSAIGVELKEHLGELPEEDQPLVKEYLHDLEKEVIRNMILDESVRLDGRALDQVRPLAMETDILPSPHGSALFTRGETQSLTTVTLGTPDDELLVESAAVSNYSKFILHYNFPPFSTGEVKMMRGPGRREVGHGNLAMRSLKQMMPGSDYAYTVRVVSDILESNGSSSMATVCAGSLALMDAGVPLPKHVSGVAMGLISRASDGKWAVLTDILGDEDHLGDMDFKVTGTRDGIVGIQMDIKVDGLSMDVMRSALAQAKKGRLHIVEAMYEAFPVARPEPKPHAPRMEKIIIDREFIGAVIGPGGKIIQEIQRETGTTINIEEVGETGEVSIFSAQKESLDKAVAWVKGIVAIPEVGEVYESVVKSIMPYGAFVEFMPGKQGLLHISEVSWKRLETMEGVLEEGEKVKVKLTGTDPKTGKFKLSRKVLMPKPEGYVERPERDDRGDRGDFRDRGDRGGDRRDSRGPRDDRRGGGGDRRDSRDSRGGGDRGPRPERPEKPQEPTFDEEA from the coding sequence ATGAATCTGACACCTATTTCAGTGAAATTCGATATAGGAGACGGTCGTATGGTGACCATCGAAACCGGCAAGTTGGCCCGCCAGGCTGACGGTGCGGTTACGGTGCGTTTAGGGAATGCTATATTGCTTGCCACTGTGGTAGCTAATAAAGAACCCAAACCAGGCCAGTCATTCTTCCCGCTTACTGTTGACTACCAGGAAAAATTTGCCTCCGCCGGCCGCATACCCGGTTCCTTCTTTAAACGTGAAGGCAGACTGTCAGACTCCGAAGTACTGATCTCCCGCTTGATCGACCGCGCCCTGCGCCCTTTGTTTCCCGATAACTATCTCTGCGAAGTGCAGGTACTGGTTTCGCTCATCTCTTCCGATCCTGAAGTAATGCCTGATGCACTGGCCTGTCTGGCTGCGTCTGCTGCTTTAGCCGTTTCTGATGTGCCTATCCAGGAAATCATTTCCGAGGCACGTGTTGCCCGCATCGACGGTAAATTCGTGGTCAACCCTAACCGTACAGAACTGGCGAAAGCCGATATGGATTTCATCATTGGTGCTACTGGAAAGAACATCATGATGGTAGAAGGTGAGAGCAAGGAATGCCAGGAAGAAGACCTGATCCAGGCAATTGAAGTAGCACACGCTGCTATCAAAGTGCAGGTGAAAGCGCAGGAAGAACTGCGTGATCTGAAAGGTCAGAAAGGCAAGCGTGAATACGCACAGCCGCACGAAAACGAAGAACTGAAAGCAAAAATAACTGCTTTCGCAAAAGATAAAATCTACCAGATTGCCAAATCGGCCTCTGCCAAGCATGACCGCAGCGATGCGTTCTCCGCTATTGGTGTAGAGCTGAAAGAACACCTGGGAGAATTGCCGGAAGAAGATCAGCCGCTGGTAAAAGAATACCTGCATGATCTGGAAAAAGAAGTGATCCGCAACATGATCCTGGACGAATCCGTTCGTCTGGATGGCCGTGCACTGGATCAGGTTCGTCCGCTGGCAATGGAAACAGATATCCTGCCTTCCCCGCATGGTTCTGCCCTGTTTACCCGTGGCGAAACACAGTCCCTGACTACTGTAACCCTGGGTACACCGGATGATGAGCTACTGGTAGAAAGTGCAGCTGTTTCCAACTACTCCAAATTCATCCTGCACTACAATTTCCCTCCCTTCTCTACCGGTGAGGTGAAAATGATGCGCGGCCCCGGCCGTCGTGAAGTAGGTCATGGTAACCTGGCGATGCGCTCACTGAAGCAAATGATGCCGGGTAGTGACTATGCTTACACAGTAAGAGTGGTTTCCGACATCCTGGAATCCAACGGTTCTTCCTCCATGGCTACCGTTTGTGCCGGTTCACTGGCACTGATGGATGCAGGTGTACCTTTACCGAAACACGTTTCCGGTGTGGCAATGGGACTTATCTCCCGTGCTTCAGATGGCAAATGGGCGGTATTAACCGATATCCTCGGTGATGAAGATCACCTGGGTGATATGGATTTCAAAGTAACCGGTACCCGCGATGGTATCGTTGGTATCCAGATGGATATCAAAGTAGACGGTTTAAGCATGGATGTAATGCGCTCCGCACTGGCTCAGGCCAAAAAAGGACGCCTGCACATCGTGGAAGCGATGTACGAAGCATTCCCTGTTGCCCGTCCTGAACCTAAACCACATGCACCACGCATGGAGAAGATCATCATCGACCGTGAATTTATCGGCGCTGTAATCGGACCCGGTGGTAAAATTATACAGGAGATCCAACGCGAAACCGGTACTACCATCAACATCGAAGAAGTTGGTGAAACCGGTGAAGTAAGTATCTTCTCTGCACAGAAAGAAAGCCTGGACAAAGCCGTTGCATGGGTGAAAGGAATCGTTGCTATCCCTGAAGTAGGGGAAGTATACGAATCTGTTGTGAAATCCATCATGCCTTATGGCGCTTTCGTAGAGTTTATGCCTGGCAAACAGGGATTACTCCACATCTCTGAAGTTTCCTGGAAACGCCTGGAAACAATGGAAGGTGTGCTGGAAGAAGGTGAAAAAGTAAAAGTAAAACTCACTGGCACCGATCCTAAAACCGGTAAGTTTAAGCTGAGCCGCAAAGTGCTGATGCCTAAACCGGAAGGTTACGTAGAAAGACCTGAACGCGATGATCGTGGTGACAGAGGCGATTTCCGTGATCGTGGCGATCGTGGTGGCGACAGGCGTGATAGCCGTGGTCCACGCGACGACAGACGCGGTGGTGGTGGTGACAGACGTGATAGCCGCGACAGTCGTGGTGGTGGTGACCGTGGTCCCCGTCCTGAACGTCCGGAAAAACCACAGGAACCTACTTTCGACGAGGAAGCATAG
- the rpsO gene encoding 30S ribosomal protein S15 has translation MSYLTVEKKANIFKEFGGSEKNTGSVEAQIALLTERINSISGHLKQNKKDFSTHRGLMKMVGQRKRLLTYLTKTNLTGYRALIEKLGIRK, from the coding sequence ATGTCTTACTTAACTGTTGAAAAGAAAGCCAATATTTTTAAGGAATTTGGTGGAAGCGAAAAAAATACAGGCTCTGTGGAAGCGCAAATAGCACTGCTGACTGAGCGTATCAACAGCATCTCCGGTCACCTGAAACAAAACAAAAAAGATTTCTCAACCCACCGTGGTTTGATGAAGATGGTAGGTCAGAGAAAGCGTTTGCTTACTTATCTGACTAAAACTAACCTCACAGGCTACCGTGCCCTCATCGAGAAGTTAGGTATCAGGAAATAA
- a CDS encoding ATP-binding cassette domain-containing protein yields MTPEQPIIQLTNASVYQGNSLILSDVNITVNKGEFVYLIGKTGTGKSSLLKTLYGDLSLNDGTGQVVGFDLKKMDWKKVPYLRRNLGVVFQDFQLLTDRNVHDNLKFALRATGWQDQKQMEDKIADVLDKVGLGTKGFKMPYELSGGEQQRVDIARAMLNSPKLILADEPTGNLDPETSDGIMQLLFRICREGTAIVMATHDYIVLQKFPSRVLRTENGYVTDNAAVNFSS; encoded by the coding sequence ATGACGCCTGAACAACCTATCATCCAATTAACAAACGCCAGTGTATACCAGGGAAATTCGTTGATTTTATCTGATGTAAATATCACGGTAAACAAGGGAGAGTTTGTGTATCTCATTGGGAAAACGGGTACTGGTAAATCCAGCCTGTTGAAAACCCTGTATGGTGATTTGTCGTTGAACGACGGCACCGGCCAGGTGGTGGGTTTTGATCTGAAGAAGATGGATTGGAAAAAAGTACCTTACCTGCGCCGCAACCTGGGGGTTGTATTTCAGGATTTTCAATTGCTGACAGATCGTAACGTACACGATAACCTGAAATTTGCTTTGCGGGCTACCGGCTGGCAGGACCAGAAGCAGATGGAAGACAAGATTGCAGATGTGCTGGATAAGGTAGGTCTCGGCACCAAAGGGTTTAAAATGCCTTATGAGTTGTCGGGCGGGGAGCAGCAGCGTGTGGATATTGCGCGTGCGATGCTGAATTCACCCAAGCTGATCCTGGCAGATGAACCCACCGGTAACCTGGACCCTGAAACGTCTGATGGTATCATGCAGCTGTTATTCCGCATTTGCCGGGAAGGCACCGCGATTGTAATGGCGACGCATGATTATATCGTATTACAGAAGTTCCCATCCCGTGTGCTGCGTACAGAAAATGGATATGTAACTGATAATGCGGCAGTTAATTTTTCTTCTTAA
- a CDS encoding BlaI/MecI/CopY family transcriptional regulator has translation MKQLTKAEEQIMQALWQTGPAFVKDIIEVMPEPKPHYNTVSTLVKILIEKGFIDFKAYGKSHQYFALITKDAYSHKTMSTLVKGYFGGSFSNMVSFFVKEKELSITDLEKLVQKIKDTQKPRP, from the coding sequence ATGAAACAACTTACCAAAGCAGAGGAACAGATTATGCAGGCGCTCTGGCAAACAGGACCCGCTTTTGTAAAAGATATCATCGAAGTCATGCCCGAACCAAAACCCCATTACAATACCGTGTCCACTCTGGTAAAGATCCTGATAGAAAAAGGGTTTATCGACTTTAAAGCCTATGGTAAGTCACACCAGTATTTTGCCCTGATAACAAAAGATGCTTACAGCCATAAAACAATGAGCACCCTCGTGAAAGGCTATTTCGGAGGGTCTTTCAGCAACATGGTATCGTTCTTTGTAAAAGAAAAGGAACTGAGTATAACTGATCTCGAAAAACTGGTGCAAAAAATTAAAGACACGCAAAAACCCAGGCCATGA
- a CDS encoding M56 family metallopeptidase, translating into MILLITYLAKVILCSALLYAYYYAALRNNRFHQWNRYYLVLITVVSLIIPLLKIPLPFSAQQAPSAMMTYTNRIITLREAVVPSTGPAINFRIAIAVIYGLVILLFITRLLISIRKIKSLIRHGEVQEVPPYHFVKSETVTAPFSFFRYIFWDQHTPLESTAGQQILRHELVHLEEKHSADKLFMEIVTAICWINPFFHLLKRELALVHEFIADKKAAGTEVAGYAQTILRITFQSKQFSISNDFFHPPLHRRITMLTQFHTPRFSYLRRIMVLPLSVLIFSSLAFVADKQSNTGIQPATAIEKGKNIQEIFTFVEQPPTYKGGEDSLAAFLSHNIRYPREAQEKGIYGTIFIQFVINREGEVVTPKTVGKVWGSGLEEEALRVVKAMPKWNPGKQNGQLVSVQFNLPVRFTLQE; encoded by the coding sequence ATGATACTGCTGATCACCTATCTCGCCAAAGTAATATTATGCAGTGCGCTACTCTACGCCTATTACTATGCAGCCCTGCGCAATAACCGTTTCCACCAGTGGAACCGGTATTACCTGGTACTGATCACGGTAGTATCACTAATCATTCCCCTGCTGAAGATCCCGCTGCCATTCAGCGCCCAGCAGGCGCCTTCCGCCATGATGACCTACACTAACCGGATCATCACACTCCGGGAAGCAGTAGTACCTTCTACCGGACCGGCTATCAACTTCCGTATAGCCATCGCCGTTATTTACGGACTCGTGATCCTTCTTTTCATCACCCGGCTACTGATCAGTATCCGTAAAATAAAAAGCCTGATCCGTCATGGCGAGGTACAGGAAGTACCTCCCTACCACTTTGTAAAAAGCGAAACGGTAACAGCGCCCTTCTCTTTTTTCCGCTACATCTTCTGGGATCAGCACACACCGCTGGAAAGCACTGCCGGCCAACAGATCCTGCGACATGAACTGGTTCACCTGGAAGAAAAACACAGCGCAGACAAACTTTTCATGGAAATTGTCACGGCTATTTGCTGGATTAATCCCTTCTTCCACCTGCTCAAACGTGAGCTGGCCCTCGTGCATGAGTTTATTGCAGACAAAAAAGCCGCAGGCACCGAAGTGGCGGGATATGCGCAAACCATTCTCCGGATAACCTTCCAGAGCAAACAGTTCTCTATCTCCAACGACTTTTTCCATCCGCCCCTGCACCGGCGGATCACCATGCTCACACAATTTCACACACCACGGTTCAGCTATTTGCGCAGGATCATGGTATTACCGTTATCCGTGCTGATTTTCAGCTCCCTCGCTTTTGTTGCCGACAAACAAAGCAACACCGGTATTCAGCCGGCTACCGCTATAGAAAAAGGGAAAAACATACAGGAAATTTTCACTTTTGTAGAACAGCCACCCACCTATAAAGGAGGCGAAGACTCACTGGCAGCCTTTCTTTCCCACAATATCCGCTACCCCAGGGAAGCGCAGGAAAAGGGTATCTATGGCACCATTTTCATACAATTTGTTATAAACCGGGAGGGTGAGGTAGTAACCCCTAAAACAGTGGGTAAAGTATGGGGCAGCGGCCTGGAAGAGGAAGCTCTCCGGGTGGTAAAGGCAATGCCAAAATGGAATCCAGGCAAACAGAATGGGCAGCTGGTATCAGTACAGTTTAATTTGCCGGTACGTTTTACACTACAGGAATAA
- a CDS encoding AIR synthase related protein, giving the protein MDNNIYAKRGVSAGKEDVHNAIKNIDKGLFPKAFCKIVPDILGGDDAYCNIMHADGAGTKSSLAYIYWKETGDLNVWRGIAQDAIIMNMDDLLCIGITDNILLSSTIGRNKQLVPGEVIAAIINGTEEILAELRNHGISIYSTGGETADVGDLVRTIIVDSTVTGRMKRADVISNDRIQAGDVVVGLASYGQATYETEYNGGMGSNGLTSARHDVFSKAMAEKYPESFDPNIPFELVFSGKKSLTDKIDVPGFGAIDAGKLVLSPTRTYAPVIKKVLEQFRPQIHGMVHCSGGAQTKVLHFIENLHVIKDNLFPVPPLFTLIQEQSGTPWKEMYQVFNMGHRMELYVPVAIAADIISISKSFNIDAQIVGRVEAAAQKQVTVKAPAGVFEYF; this is encoded by the coding sequence GTGGATAATAACATTTACGCCAAACGTGGTGTTTCGGCAGGCAAGGAAGATGTACACAATGCCATTAAGAATATTGATAAGGGATTATTCCCGAAAGCATTCTGCAAAATAGTGCCCGATATTTTAGGGGGCGATGATGCTTACTGCAATATCATGCATGCGGATGGCGCCGGCACAAAATCTTCACTGGCTTATATTTACTGGAAAGAAACCGGTGATCTGAATGTCTGGAGAGGCATTGCCCAGGATGCTATTATCATGAACATGGACGACCTGCTTTGCATAGGCATTACAGATAATATCCTTCTTTCTTCTACCATCGGCCGCAACAAACAACTGGTACCGGGTGAAGTAATCGCTGCTATCATCAATGGCACGGAAGAAATACTGGCAGAACTGCGTAACCACGGCATCAGTATCTATTCTACCGGTGGTGAAACAGCAGACGTGGGTGACCTGGTACGCACTATCATCGTGGATTCTACGGTAACAGGCCGGATGAAACGGGCGGATGTGATCTCCAACGACCGCATCCAGGCCGGCGACGTAGTAGTAGGACTGGCCTCATACGGACAGGCCACTTACGAAACGGAATACAATGGTGGCATGGGCAGCAATGGTCTTACCAGCGCGCGTCACGACGTATTCAGCAAAGCGATGGCGGAAAAATATCCCGAAAGTTTCGACCCGAATATTCCGTTTGAACTGGTGTTCAGCGGCAAAAAATCACTGACAGATAAAATTGATGTTCCTGGTTTCGGCGCTATTGATGCCGGTAAACTGGTACTATCACCTACACGCACCTACGCACCTGTTATTAAAAAGGTGTTGGAGCAATTCCGTCCGCAGATCCATGGTATGGTGCATTGCAGCGGCGGCGCCCAAACCAAGGTGTTGCATTTTATTGAAAACCTGCATGTAATCAAGGACAACCTGTTTCCGGTTCCGCCGTTGTTTACCCTGATCCAGGAGCAATCCGGTACACCGTGGAAAGAAATGTACCAGGTGTTTAACATGGGGCACCGGATGGAATTATACGTACCGGTAGCGATTGCAGCCGATATTATCAGCATCTCTAAAAGCTTTAATATAGATGCACAAATTGTTGGCCGCGTAGAAGCTGCTGCACAAAAGCAGGTAACAGTGAAGGCACCAGCGGGAGTTTTTGAATATTTCTAA